AAGAGTACGGGCTGAGCATAAAAATTGTTGAATTTAATGATTATAATTTACCCAATGAAGCACTGCAGGATGGCAGCCTGGATGCTAATGTTTATCAACATTTACCTTATTTAAAAGCTGCTATCTTGTCCCATGGTTATGACTTGCAGGCAATCGGCAGAACCTTCGTTTATCCAATGGGCATTTATTCGAAGAAATATAAAACGCTCAGTGAATTACCTGAAAATGGAATAATTGCAGTACCAAATGACCCCAGTAATGAGATGCGTGCCTTCCTATTATTAGAGAAAGCTCATCTGATTACTCTTAAAAATACAACGAATAGCGGTATTCAAGATATTGAAAGTAACCCCAAGCAATTCAAATTCAAAGAGATAGATGCCGCTCAATTACCCAGAGTACTCCCTGATGTTGACGCTGCAGTCATCAACACTACGTTTGCCCTGCCTGCAGGATTAAGCCCATCAAAAGATGCCTTGTTCACTGAAGGTAAGGATTCACCTTATGCCAACATCATTGTGATACGCCGTGACACTCAAAAAAGGCCACAACTAGAATTATTTGTGAAGGCATTGAATTCAGAAGAGGTAAAAGAAAAAGCAAAAAAATTGTTTGGAGAAGATGCAATACCAGCCTGGTAATTATTAATAAATTAGCTTAATTT
Above is a genomic segment from Legionella pneumophila subsp. pascullei containing:
- a CDS encoding MetQ/NlpA family ABC transporter substrate-binding protein, producing the protein MRILSCLVLIISLVACSSKPAPNTLVIGTIAGPETELIETAKQVAEKEYGLSIKIVEFNDYNLPNEALQDGSLDANVYQHLPYLKAAILSHGYDLQAIGRTFVYPMGIYSKKYKTLSELPENGIIAVPNDPSNEMRAFLLLEKAHLITLKNTTNSGIQDIESNPKQFKFKEIDAAQLPRVLPDVDAAVINTTFALPAGLSPSKDALFTEGKDSPYANIIVIRRDTQKRPQLELFVKALNSEEVKEKAKKLFGEDAIPAW